The DNA sequence TGTTTGGCCTGTTTGCAGCAACGTCTTGCACGCACAGCATCCCGACATGAATGCATCTCAGCACTTGTTCCTGCAAGCTCGATTCCCGGATTGAAGAATCCAGCAGCTCGATCGCTCTCCCTTTGTCCCAAAGATCCCACGCCTTGAACGACAAAAAAAACACAGTTAGATCCATCACTGCAGAAGAATATACGAGGCTGTGATCGTAACTTACATATGCAACCATATTTGAGAAGTCCGTTGAGCGGTAGCTAGCGTTTCTTTGACCGGTTATGATCTCCAAGAGAAGTACGCCAAAGCTATAAACGTCCGACTTGAGGGAAAACAAGCCCTCCATAGCATACTCAGGTGCCATGTAGCCACTGCCAAACAAGATTTTTATATCTTTCTGCTACAATAGTAAAGAAAAAGTTGCCTACAATAGATATTAACGATGACTTACTATGTTCCAACGACAATGTTTGTGTTCGCTTCGTTTTGGTTCCCTCCGAATATTCTGGCCATGCCAAAATCCGAGATCTTTGGGTTCATCTCTTCATCCAGCAAGATGTTGCTGACTTTTAGGTCCCTGTGTATTATCCTAAGCCTTGAGTCGCGGTGCAGATACAGAAGCCCTCGTGCAATCCCCGTGATAATGCTGAATCGTTTACTCCAGTCTAGCTGGGGCTTCTTATCAGGATCTGTATCGGAAACAAACAATTGGTGTTCAGTTTAGCAGGATTAGAATTAAGGTCAGCAACTAACAATCTACACGCACGACTAACCAAAGAGATACGAATCGAGGCTTTTGTTGGGCATGTACTCGTAAAGCAGAATGTTTTCTTCTCCCTGAATGCAGCAGCCCAACAGTCTAACAAGATTCCTGTGCTGTAGCTTAGCAATCAGCATAACTTCATTCTTGAACTCCTGTAGCCCCTGGCCAGATTTTCGCGAGAGCCTCTTCACTGCTATCTCCTGCCCGTCCGGTAGTACACCCTGAAGACATCGTTCAATACATTAAACGTTGCAATTCTACTTCATTCAGATCACTTGGGAGACAGTTTGTACCTTGTATACATGACCGAATCCTCCTTGTCCGAGCTTATTATCGTCAGAAAAGTTGTCGGTAGCTGCTACCAAGGAGTTGAAACTGTACAGTGCTAGTTCAGTTCCATTCCCTTGCTGTCCTTCAACTCCAAGATCACTTGGTCCAGAGTAATCGATCGAACATTCTCTGCTCGGACCAACTTTGGGCACTTCGTTCGTTTCTGTAACCACTGAAATAAATCGAAAACTCTGATCCATTAGGCTGTCATACTTAATACACACATGAGCAGTTAACTACCAAAATGATGTAGCAAAGGCTCACCGCCACGTTTTCTTCGTCTCTGCAGGAAAAGCCAACCCGCGATAAATAAAAGGAACGACCCAACAACTGCGGCTGTGATAATGACTGCTCTATAAGCACGCTTCGTTTCACCTACGAAAACAGACCAATAATGCACATCCTAAACATACAATGTAGATAAGATAAACAGATGCATAAAAGAAACAGGGGACCTCACAAGAATCATCAAAAGGTACCGAATATATACGCACCCAATTCTGAGGCAGCGAGGCGAACGAACAAAGTGTTCCCGCCCTCCACGAACCGCTCAACATCAACCAAGTCTCCGGTCCATATCATACAATTAATCCCACTAACAAAAGCATATCCAGTGCAAGAACAGTTGTGCAAACACCTCCTTTCGCACTCCTTCGCGCTTTCTAACCCGACATAATCCACAAAGTCGGGCAGCTTCACGCCCTCAACCTCCCCAAATCCGTCGTTCCCAACGCCCTCAGCCACCCCACACTGCAAACGAGCCCTCCTTTTACACCACTGCCCGCCATCATCAACCGCGAACCCCTCCATACAACGACACCTCATCCCATCCATCCGATCACACACGCCAAACGGCCCACACCGGTTGTACCTATCGCAGTCGTCGACAGGGTGAGCCTGCACAACGCGCCACTCGCCATTGCTCCACGCCTCCTGCCTCTCAACCCCCTCCCAATCAATCTGAAACTTCACAAATGAGGAATCTCCGGAAGGGGTGTAGGTGAAGAACAGCTTCCCATTTCCCAAATTCGTGAGGCGAAAACCGGAGAGGTAAATCGTCCTGACGTCTGTAACGCCGATGAATGAGATTCCATTCCAATGGCCGCTTCTCCACCGTCGATTCTCCCCTTCCCAAATCACAATCTGCGGAGATCCGCGAGGGTCCAATCCTAATGTATAATTCCCCGGTGAAGGATCAATTGCGGATTTCCACGAATGGAAAATTTTGAGCTCTCCGCCGGCGGCGTCCATGTGAGCTTCCATGTCCGGCAAATAAGTATCAGTGGGATTGTAGAAACTCTGCCAGAGCATTTTCTTCGAGTTTGGGGTTGGGAAAATCGCGAGATTTCCGGTATCCAATAGAATCGCCGTCGAATTAGGCGATGAGGAAGAGGCATTGCTCGACCAAACAATCACACCGTCGCCGCCTTTGATCTGCAAATTGCCGTCGTCAGCCATGGATAAAACGCCGTCGTTTCCTGATAGCGGTTTGTCTCTGTTTGCGACCCACACCACTGGTTGAACTGAGATTCCGTAGTGCCAAATCCCCACGTAGCGGAATCGGGAGCCGTTAGGGCTAAAAAATCCCAATTCGAATCTCTCTCCGGCGGAGATTATAGTGGCGCCGCCGTCTACGACTGATAAACCCATCGGAATTCTATTTCCGGCGGAGATGAAAACGGAGTAGAAATGGCACGTTAGTAACGATAACCAGAAGAAATATCTGAAATGACGAGAGCCCATTTCAAAAGGTGTGATTTTGAGAAGTTGAGAGGGTGATTTGGAGGAAGAAGGTGGTTTTAATGAGAGGTTTTGTTTGATTGAAGATTCTTCGTTAGCAAAAATCCGAAAACTCCGCCGCCCAAACAAAAAGCAGTTCCTTGACATTGGCTCATTTGAATTTTACACAACGTGTTCAAAATGAATCGTCACATTTCTGAATATTTTAAGGAATAAAATGCTGCTAAATTGGGTAGTTCTTGGGCTTCTCCTAACAGTGGGGGCTCTGACAGTGATGGCAGTTACTGAAAaggaatagtcaaagatggaTTAGCCAACTCGTTGACCAAATTTTGGCTTGGTTTCCCActgatttattatttagaaaaggTAAAGATCTACGGCGCAGATCTTTAGTAAAATAAAGGATGTTGGCCACAGATTTAGatatgattatgatttatgacGTATTATTCCTAGTAAAAATTTAGTGGTCCATGGTAGATACACGCGTTACCACTTGATATGTTAAATcgaaatattcaattttttttagcacTTAAATTATATTGATTGAACACATAGCACATATCGGTATATAAATTTTTGCTCTCATCTGGATTGGATTGCAGTAAATAGGTTAGCCCGTATATTCGAGCTGTTTTACATAGTACAAATCAATTGTGAGCGCTAAATTGGTATCATATTTAtgtaaagataaaaatgttgTGCATTTCAATAAATGTAGAGTGAACTACACAAATGGTCCTTGGACTATGAGTTTATCTCgtccatagtccctggactttaaaaatatcgccagtagtccctggactaagggtttatctcgaaattggtccttttggctttttttggtacgaaaataccctttgatattattttggggggtttggacaatttggtctttttacacttttaacattttaaatctgatattattttagttatgtactaactttgatattatttcaaaattatcattcttcttccattttgttatccttcactgaatttgtttttttaatttcaatattagatttaattttacaaaattttaaattttattttttaaatatcaataaatttttttaattataaaaattattaaatagcaaaaattaatagttataatcaatatttgatagtgtatagtactatgtaatcaataaggtatgacaacgccttagttttaatcaatatttaaatagctttaatcataaatagattatataacacaatttattctgaaataaatatgcatctaatgtaagactaatataatttttgtttattaatttgaaaacaatcaaaatttactagaaaatttcaacaaaaatactcctatataaaattttaagtaggatcaaatttttagtcaacttcataatatttaatcacaagcaattataacaaccgaacggaggctaaatagaataactcttatttttccatcatgattaatattatttttctgtacttcttcaattcaattgaatattatattaaataacaaaaattaatagttttaatcaatatttatagtgtccatgaattaatagttttcattaaaaaatttattgatatttaaaaatctaaatattaaatgtaattttataaaattaaatctaatattgaaataaaaaaattcagtgaaggataacaaaatgaaagaagaatgataattttgaaataatatcaaagttagtacataactaaaataatatcagatttaaaatgttaaaagtgtaaaaagaccaaattgcccaaaccccccaaaataatatcaaagggtattttcgtaccaaaaaaagccaaaaggaccaatttcgagataaactcTTAATCCAGGAactactggtgatatttttaaaatacagGGACTATGgacgagataaacccatagtttagggaccatttttatagttcactcaTAAATGTAATAGATGTAGTATTGATACAAGTCTAATATctaaattatacatatatatatatatatatatatatatatatatatatatatgtttggaTGGAAAcgattttaataataaaagttctgaattattttcagtttttcggtCATGATGATCTATGAGGGAGGAAGGAGCTACAagatttttccaaaaaaatttatcctGACTGTTTGTAtgcgtttttttattttttttttatttttttaaattctgtTTGTTTTAGACTTTCATGAAAATTATTGCTATCTTTGTATTTAATAAAGatagtttatgattttttgaaatttttaatattcatatcattattacaaataacttggtcATAAATCACAACTGacctattatttattgataattcATTATGCATTCTTGTTATAACAACCGCATGCTTTACGAAAATAGATACACGTACACTGCTTAATAATTACAGAGGATtagaaaatgagtttttttttcaccTATATTATAGTGGCTTAGGAGATGAGGTTTTTGACTTTTTAGGGCATTAGCAATGGGGCCGATTCCCAGAGCCGAAGGATCGGCCCCCCAATCGCCTTCCACCGGTCACCATAGTGGGGAGGGAGCCAATctcccttccccttccccttcGCCGTTCCGCCGATAAATCGGCCAAGCTGATGCACCTATCGGCTCCGCATCGGCCCGTGATAAGTCTCGGGCTGATGGCGGAGCcgattttccttttttttatttttagttaatttttaattttcttctcctATATAAATACCTCAATCCTCTTCATTTGACACACCCACATCATTTacttcacaatttttttcgctagaaatatttaatttcacccACAATTCGGATGCAGATTTCGATTCCAATTCATGGAGGGGctgatgttttatttaaattcgtTTCTCTTTGTATTCTGTTTTCCAATATTGTAATACATCGaagaatgaatttattatgtaattttatttatattatttagttatttatgctttttttagtttttgaaatgaaatgagataggCTCTGAGATAGTCTTTGGGATAGACTCTCCATTGCACAGAGATAGGCTCTGGGATGGacctgctgacgtggcagtaAAAATGGAGATATGCTCTGAGATAGACTCCCTATCTCAAAAAAATAGCCTCTATTGCTAATGCTCTTATTTGCTGGATTTTATTGTGAGAATAAAGGTTTTCTCTTGTAAGGCTTGATGAGGGATTATTACTAACCATTTTAATTGAGTCAAATTGaccaaaattattaattatatttgattaaacGTTACTCAACTTCCGAcatgaaaaagtaaatgaaaaggGGCCATGGGAAATCATTCAAAAGACACGTGTGTATTGATAATGGAGTGCTGTttacttcttttattttgccaTCGTGGCTAAAAACACTAACTTATGTTACTCATATCTGCCggtttatttattgttttactaGTATAgtctattaataaataaacataaataatcatgaaataaaCACATAGGATTATGAACCttataattcaatatatgattttcggatacaatttataattagatatagaaatatatataaaataaaaatgaaccCTAGTTCTATTCACGATACAAATTGAGCCGGGCCTATATATAATCTGTATGAACGCATTGGGTTGGTTCGtcgtggccgtggaatggttGGCTTCGTATGAGACTCTATCCAACACATCGCTTACGAAGCTTGTAaaaatttttatagtactatgttCATGAGATTGTATCCgagattaaatttattgtgtgtttggttcatgagattcaaccccacaactcaatcctagatagataatcatgaaataattagtcatagctaatccttatgactaaaataatcccNNNNNNNNNNNNNNNNNNNNNNNNNNNNNNNNNNNNNNNNNNNNNNNNNNNNNNNNNNNNNNNNNNNNNNNNNNNNNNNNNNNNNNNNNNNNNNNNNNNNcttatttattattcatagagtaattaaactccaactagctaggttccgaataataaaactttatttcaagcttctcttgaggatgttatcaaacgagactcacctcgcgcacgattcaacataatagcaatcctaacaccgctagatattaatcaccactacccaatataccaggcttattgggttgcgaaaacccgcaccatttggtaagtcaaagtagtgcataatcaataccgtatgatcaatgctaacgtacattgattgagaaataatttacgagacctcatctttcagtagatagcataaagactgtctcagtttgttagatccattcaagtgctataccacaccaatgtcatcttatttcaataaggcttagaaataatcggactgacattgcaacctttcacgataggtagtctaagcatatctaggttgtgaaattattctttttctttgtttagaactgaccgtgttaccttaaagtggacgacgtccacaaccggtctactaaaacaaagacttagactttgttaagttacttatacatttaaatatgcaataaacatctattaaatgtaaaacataataacattaggacaaaaataatctgttaattcctttggaaaataatataagagttttaacagtattcaatcactcgaaaggtgatttctagtatacaaactctaacatatttcaaattctaaactcatataaccaaataagtttacaaactaaaaattgcacacaaatcacgtatcatttaaatcacttttaGATCTATACTACAAAAgatcaaatataatatatatattagaagatagccaaatcgatcaaaatcatcaacaatAATACAGCAAAATAGCATTGATTATACAACCGATATGCATGCATTTagctggaaaaaaaaaaaaatttgttgcaTACCCTAATATGAAAAACACCATATACACTGAAGTGCTACATCACCTTTGATCATCTATGTGGACGATTATTTGTGGCGGAGAGACGAAGAGGCAAAATGCGTTGATCTACTACTCTTGGACACTTTCGGTTTTCCCATGGAAAATGTGATTTACACTTTGGAATATAAATTGCAATGAACCCTTTCgatgaaaagagaaatttCGGCGTTTATATATTGGCTTTCCATACTGAAATCTGAGCTAGAAACAAACATGGCAAAAAGAGGATAGTTACCTTCTCCATGCTGCAATTCTCTTGCACCAATGATGTTCTTACAAAAGTCAAAGCAGGTGAATCGTCTtctattggaatattatttttttgcattctGTAATTGTTTTTACTCCTCCTTATTCCATATGCTCTAGGGAATAGTTGAGATTTTAGATGAATTTTGATATGTACACATGAATTAGTATGATTTGTATAGTGTTGTACTTAATGTTATGATTGGAGGAGGAGGTCTCAGATGCTTTTCTGAAGCATTTTTATTGTGAAGAGCAAACGGTAAACTACAAGAGATGCATACTCAGACAAGATAATCAGacacaataaaatttgaaaggttttattattcattttaattgttattgatTATTCAgatagatttaattttgtgtttattcTGCAAGGTAAAACTAAAAAGGTTTTagaaatgttgttgacattgagTTTATGTCTTGCTTCCTCAAATGATTCAACTCCAGCGGTCAACGACGAGAGTTTCCTTGAACAATATATGGAGACAGTGGACCTATAGTCATATGAGAGACAGTGAAAGGCGAAGAGCCGAAGATGCAAGCCGGTGATTATGGACAAAGAGTCTTGTGAGAGAATATGAAAGAAAACTATCACTTTTAAATCCTATTTTGACGCTCATTCTATGTCGGAGTGCGTTATATTAGTtcatagtactatttaaactttatattaatgttaatttgtgtttttttttttgagtttatagttcttttttttacaaataaataaatcatagcTAATGCTTTTTATATTCGTCTCGAACTTCGCCACTTTTATAGTTGTCATGCAAAAAAACATCCAAAGTCAAAGAAATGTGAAAAGGaagcaaagaagaagaagatcatAAATATCACATTGTTTTTGCGTACATGCACAAATCATCCATTTGGAGATTAAGGAGGAAAGTAATTAACCAAACATGAGGTTGAATTAGTGGTAGATTGAGGGAG is a window from the Salvia hispanica cultivar TCC Black 2014 chromosome 1, UniMelb_Shisp_WGS_1.0, whole genome shotgun sequence genome containing:
- the LOC125220508 gene encoding G-type lectin S-receptor-like serine/threonine-protein kinase B120; this encodes MSRNCFLFGRRSFRIFANEESSIKQNLSLKPPSSSKSPSQLLKITPFEMGSRHFRYFFWLSLLTCHFYSVFISAGNRIPMGLSVVDGGATIISAGERFELGFFSPNGSRFRYVGIWHYGISVQPVVWVANRDKPLSGNDGVLSMADDGNLQIKGGDGVIVWSSNASSSSPNSTAILLDTGNLAIFPTPNSKKMLWQSFYNPTDTYLPDMEAHMDAAGGELKIFHSWKSAIDPSPGNYTLGLDPRGSPQIVIWEGENRRWRSGHWNGISFIGVTDVRTIYLSGFRLTNLGNGKLFFTYTPSGDSSFVKFQIDWEGVERQEAWSNGEWRVVQAHPVDDCDRYNRCGPFGVCDRMDGMRCRCMEGFAVDDGGQWCKRRARLQCGVAEGVGNDGFGEVEGVKLPDFVDYVGLESAKECERRCLHNCSCTGYAFVSGINCMIWTGDLVDVERFVEGGNTLFVRLAASELGETKRAYRAVIITAAVVGSFLLFIAGWLFLQRRRKRGVVTETNEVPKVGPSRECSIDYSGPSDLGVEGQQGNGTELALYSFNSLVAATDNFSDDNKLGQGGFGHVYKGVLPDGQEIAVKRLSRKSGQGLQEFKNEVMLIAKLQHRNLVRLLGCCIQGEENILLYEYMPNKSLDSYLFDPDKKPQLDWSKRFSIITGIARGLLYLHRDSRLRIIHRDLKVSNILLDEEMNPKISDFGMARIFGGNQNEANTNIVVGTYGYMAPEYAMEGLFSLKSDVYSFGVLLLEIITGQRNASYRSTDFSNMVAYAWDLWDKGRAIELLDSSIRESSLQEQVLRCIHVGMLCVQDVAANRPNMPAVLLMLEGENVALPLPRQPTFTSMRYNLDEDMWNVNQDAASSNNVTITAILGR